A window of the Nanoarchaeota archaeon genome harbors these coding sequences:
- the endA gene encoding tRNA-intron lyase, with product MSKKQKNKASAENPELTGESLELIENSKVSDTIEMQKPEAQPLFKIGEILANAEFLESKVVVWSKDEGNRIYSEKYFGKWIDEEKVTYLQLSLEEAMLLIDRGHIKINYEGKPITSQVFYEKCMIVDKEFPQKFTVYRDLRNRGYIVKSGFKFGTHFRVYDRGVNPYKEGSKETKEHTKYNVHAYSENHMLMPQEWSRYVRLSHNIRATALMAIVDEEGDVTYYKIIRTKP from the coding sequence ATGTCAAAAAAACAAAAAAATAAGGCTTCTGCAGAAAATCCGGAACTTACTGGTGAGTCTCTAGAGCTAATTGAAAATTCTAAAGTCTCAGACACTATTGAGATGCAAAAGCCGGAGGCTCAACCCTTATTTAAGATCGGCGAAATTCTTGCAAATGCGGAATTCCTTGAAAGCAAGGTCGTTGTTTGGAGCAAGGACGAAGGGAATCGGATATATTCAGAGAAATATTTCGGAAAATGGATTGATGAGGAAAAAGTAACTTATCTTCAGCTAAGCCTGGAGGAAGCGATGCTTCTGATTGACCGAGGACACATAAAAATTAACTATGAAGGAAAACCCATAACTTCACAGGTATTCTATGAAAAATGCATGATTGTTGATAAGGAGTTCCCGCAGAAATTTACTGTTTACAGGGATTTAAGAAACCGCGGTTATATCGTAAAATCCGGCTTCAAATTCGGAACGCATTTTAGAGTTTACGACAGGGGCGTGAATCCCTACAAAGAAGGCAGCAAGGAAACCAAAGAGCATACAAAATATAATGTTCATGCATATTCTGAAAACCACATGCTAATGCCTCAGGAATGGTCGAGATATGTGAGGCTTTCTCACAACATAAGGGCGACCGCTCTTATGGCTATTGTAGATGAAGAAGGTGATGTCACTTACTATAAGATAATCAGAACAAAGCCGTAG